The Methanobacterium lacus genome includes a region encoding these proteins:
- the eno gene encoding phosphopyruvate hydratase: MDSVIEDIRVRKILDSRGNPTLEVDVVTWNGFGRAAAPSGASTGAREVVAFPEGGVDKIISEVEDIISSELIGMDAEDLNEIDLVLKEIDGTENLASIGGNTTVAVSMATAKAAASSYNMPLYRFLGGNMQTEIPFPLGNMINGGAHAGKNAPDIQEFLVVPVGAETITEAVFTNVNVHKKIRELIQTKDKSFTGGKGDEGGWAPNLTNQEAIEIQVKACETVTDETGVLVKPCLDMAASEFWNAETEEYVYAKEGVNRTTGEQVDYVSELIETYGYYYVEDPIREGDFEGFADLTKKAGKNCLICGDDLFVTNAEILAEGIEKKSGNSIIIKPNQIGTLSDTYKTVELAKNNKYVPVVSHRSGETTDDTIAHLAVAFSCPIIKTGAVSGERIAKLNELIRIEEEMTYPEMADLNKYR; encoded by the coding sequence GTGGACAGTGTTATTGAAGACATTCGTGTAAGAAAAATTTTAGATAGCAGAGGAAACCCAACCCTAGAAGTGGATGTTGTCACATGGAACGGTTTCGGAAGAGCAGCTGCACCAAGTGGAGCAAGTACCGGAGCACGTGAAGTTGTAGCATTTCCAGAGGGAGGGGTTGACAAGATAATAAGCGAGGTTGAAGACATAATCTCATCCGAACTTATTGGAATGGATGCAGAAGATCTTAACGAAATCGACTTGGTGCTCAAGGAGATAGATGGAACAGAAAACCTTGCATCCATAGGTGGAAACACAACTGTTGCAGTAAGTATGGCAACTGCCAAAGCAGCTGCATCATCATACAACATGCCACTCTACAGATTCCTAGGTGGCAACATGCAAACAGAAATACCGTTCCCACTTGGAAACATGATAAACGGTGGAGCACACGCAGGTAAAAACGCACCTGACATTCAGGAGTTTTTAGTTGTACCCGTCGGTGCAGAAACCATCACAGAAGCAGTGTTCACCAACGTGAACGTGCACAAAAAAATCAGAGAACTCATACAAACCAAAGACAAATCATTCACTGGTGGAAAGGGAGATGAAGGAGGATGGGCACCCAACCTCACAAATCAGGAAGCCATTGAAATACAGGTTAAGGCCTGTGAAACAGTGACAGACGAAACAGGAGTACTTGTTAAACCATGTCTTGACATGGCAGCAAGTGAATTCTGGAATGCAGAAACTGAAGAGTATGTTTACGCCAAGGAAGGAGTGAACAGAACAACCGGTGAACAGGTTGACTACGTTTCTGAACTCATAGAAACCTACGGCTACTACTACGTTGAAGACCCAATCAGGGAAGGAGACTTCGAAGGATTTGCTGACCTAACTAAAAAGGCTGGTAAAAACTGTCTCATCTGTGGTGATGATCTTTTCGTTACCAACGCAGAAATTTTAGCCGAAGGAATAGAGAAGAAGTCAGGAAACTCAATCATAATCAAACCCAATCAGATCGGAACATTATCCGACACCTACAAAACAGTGGAACTGGCTAAAAACAACAAGTACGTACCAGTTGTATCACACCGTTCAGGTGAAACAACCGACGACACCATAGCACACCTAGCAGTGGCATTCTCATGCCCAATAATTAAGACAGGTGCAGTAAGCGGAGAACGTATAGCCAAACTCAACGAACTCATTAGAATCGAAGAAGAAATGACCTACCCAGAAATGGCAGACCTGAACAAGTACAGGTAA
- the idsA gene encoding short chain isoprenyl diphosphate synthase IdsA produces the protein MEVVDILKKYSSDIDEEIQNSLSTVDPEELKKSTQHLIKAGGKKIRPSMVVLSAIAVGGAPEEALKTAAAVELIHTFSLIHDDIMDEDDMRRGEPSVHVLWGEPMAILAGDTLFSKAFETVLETPIDNVSYERVVGALKTVVDSCIKICEGQASDMCFEGNFEVSEEAYMNMIYKKTGALIAASTKSGAIIGGGTPEQVELLSEYGRLVGLAFQIQDDYLDVMSDEQDLGKPVGSDVVEGKMTLMVVNALSKASPEDKKELISILEAEDDTNVTRALELFNKYDSIDYAKNIALDNINTAKSLLDELPDSEAKESLSMIADFVVERIH, from the coding sequence ATGGAAGTAGTTGACATTTTAAAGAAGTACTCTAGTGACATTGACGAAGAAATTCAAAACTCACTCAGCACTGTTGATCCCGAAGAACTCAAAAAATCAACACAACATTTAATCAAAGCTGGTGGAAAGAAAATCAGACCTTCAATGGTTGTATTAAGTGCAATAGCTGTGGGAGGAGCTCCAGAAGAAGCTCTTAAAACAGCTGCAGCAGTGGAACTCATCCACACTTTTTCACTCATCCACGACGATATCATGGATGAAGATGATATGAGGAGGGGAGAACCATCTGTACACGTGTTGTGGGGAGAACCCATGGCCATACTCGCAGGTGACACACTGTTCTCAAAGGCATTTGAAACAGTTCTTGAAACACCAATAGACAATGTGAGCTACGAACGAGTGGTAGGAGCCCTAAAAACAGTGGTGGATTCATGTATAAAAATATGTGAAGGCCAAGCATCGGACATGTGCTTCGAGGGAAACTTCGAAGTGAGCGAAGAAGCCTACATGAACATGATCTACAAAAAAACAGGTGCACTAATAGCAGCATCAACCAAGTCAGGAGCAATCATAGGTGGAGGAACACCTGAACAAGTAGAACTGCTCTCAGAATATGGAAGGCTGGTTGGACTGGCATTCCAGATACAGGATGACTACCTCGACGTTATGAGCGATGAACAGGACCTTGGAAAACCAGTGGGAAGCGATGTAGTCGAAGGTAAAATGACACTCATGGTTGTAAACGCATTATCAAAGGCATCACCTGAGGACAAAAAAGAGTTAATATCAATCCTTGAAGCTGAAGATGACACCAACGTTACAAGAGCCCTAGAACTCTTCAACAAATACGATTCAATAGACTACGCAAAGAACATAGCACTCGACAACATCAACACAGCAAAGAGTCTACTGGATGAACTTCCAGATTCCGAAGCCAAAGAATCACTTTCCATGATCGCAGACTTCGTGGTTGAAAGGATTCATTAA
- a CDS encoding RNase J family beta-CASP ribonuclease has translation MSVEVIAIGGYEEVGKNMSAVKVGEDVIIFDMGIHLDRIHIHEDTDIARMHSLDLIERGIIPDDTLMKDVDGKVRAIVFSHGHLDHIGAVAKLAHRYEAPLIATPYTMALIEKTIKGERKFKVTNPLKVLNSGEKMQISPDITLEFVRTTHSIPQTVTPALHTSEGIIVYSNDFKFDNHQTLSPPPDYQRFRELGRKGVLAAIIDTTRAAEDDQLKTHSEKVARLVLRDIMEEPLKEDSGMIITTFSSHIERIQAITNIASESKRKILLLGRSMERFCTMAENMGILKLPKSASIYGSPKAVNRALARADENRSDYVLVTTGHQGEPDALLPRIANGKTMFNVKPGDNVVISASVIPNPMNIANRNLMERRLKSSGARIFTNAHVSGHAGKEDHRDFIRMLDPKHLIPSHGNLNMLAAYTELAEEEGYKLGNDIHILRNGQAQVFNGGI, from the coding sequence ATGAGCGTTGAAGTAATAGCTATTGGAGGATACGAGGAAGTTGGAAAAAACATGTCTGCCGTTAAGGTGGGTGAAGATGTTATCATCTTCGACATGGGAATACACCTTGACAGAATCCATATCCACGAAGACACAGACATAGCGAGAATGCACAGTTTAGACCTTATAGAAAGGGGAATAATTCCTGACGACACCCTGATGAAGGATGTTGATGGAAAGGTAAGGGCCATAGTATTTTCCCACGGACACCTGGATCACATAGGTGCAGTGGCAAAACTAGCCCACAGATACGAAGCCCCATTAATAGCAACACCCTACACCATGGCTTTAATAGAAAAAACCATCAAGGGAGAAAGAAAGTTCAAGGTAACCAATCCACTCAAAGTTCTAAACAGTGGAGAGAAGATGCAGATATCTCCAGACATAACACTGGAATTTGTGAGGACAACACACAGTATACCACAAACAGTCACACCTGCACTACACACATCTGAGGGTATCATCGTATACTCAAACGACTTTAAATTTGACAACCACCAGACACTCTCACCACCACCGGACTACCAGAGGTTCAGAGAACTGGGACGTAAAGGTGTTCTAGCAGCAATAATAGACACAACCCGGGCAGCAGAGGATGATCAACTTAAAACTCACAGTGAAAAGGTTGCAAGACTCGTTTTAAGGGACATCATGGAAGAACCACTCAAAGAAGATAGTGGAATGATAATAACAACATTTTCATCCCATATTGAAAGGATTCAGGCCATAACTAACATAGCAAGTGAAAGTAAACGTAAAATACTCCTACTTGGAAGGTCCATGGAAAGATTCTGTACCATGGCAGAAAACATGGGAATACTAAAACTTCCAAAGAGTGCCAGTATATATGGCAGTCCAAAGGCTGTGAACCGTGCACTTGCAAGGGCAGATGAAAACAGATCAGACTACGTTCTAGTTACAACAGGTCATCAGGGAGAACCAGATGCACTGCTTCCGAGAATTGCAAATGGAAAAACCATGTTCAATGTGAAGCCAGGAGACAATGTTGTTATCTCAGCATCTGTAATACCAAACCCAATGAACATTGCCAACCGTAACCTCATGGAGCGAAGACTTAAATCTAGTGGTGCTAGAATATTTACAAATGCACATGTGTCAGGACATGCAGGAAAGGAAGATCACAGAGACTTCATAAGAATGCTTGATCCAAAACATCTAATACCTTCACATGGAAATCTAAACATGCTAGCAGCTTACACAGAACTGGCTGAAGAAGAAGGATACAAGTTAGGAAATGACATTCATATATTACGTAATGGACAGGCACAGGTGTTTAATGGAGGAATTTAA
- the amrB gene encoding AmmeMemoRadiSam system protein B, translating into MIRKPAVAGIFYEKDPDMLRKQIEWCFKHNLGPGSIPDIGNERTIKGVVTPHAGYIYSGPVAAHSYHDIAEDGFPETFIVLCPNHTGLGSGVSTMNQGSWETPLGNVEIDETFADLLIEKTGIMDSNPDAHLREHSAEVQLPFLQYLDPDFKFVPVTMWMQDLQTSLEIGVSIAQAAKELDRDVIVIASTDFTHYQPKKQAYMQDMQVIEAIKAMDEKRMMNVVAEQNVTMCGYGPVAATLVAVKQMGANSSELKKYATSGDTTGDNSSVVAYASMVFR; encoded by the coding sequence ATGATAAGAAAACCTGCTGTAGCAGGAATTTTTTATGAAAAAGACCCTGATATGCTTAGAAAACAAATAGAATGGTGCTTTAAGCACAATTTAGGTCCTGGAAGTATTCCTGATATTGGGAACGAAAGAACTATTAAGGGTGTTGTAACACCCCACGCAGGCTACATCTACTCTGGGCCAGTGGCAGCACACAGCTACCATGACATAGCCGAGGATGGATTTCCAGAAACATTCATAGTACTGTGTCCAAACCACACAGGACTGGGATCAGGAGTTTCAACCATGAACCAAGGATCATGGGAAACACCACTTGGAAACGTGGAGATAGATGAAACCTTCGCAGATCTGCTCATAGAAAAAACAGGAATTATGGACTCAAATCCAGATGCACACCTAAGGGAACACAGTGCAGAAGTACAACTGCCGTTTCTCCAGTACCTAGATCCAGACTTCAAATTCGTACCAGTAACCATGTGGATGCAGGACCTCCAAACATCGTTGGAGATAGGTGTTTCAATTGCACAGGCTGCAAAAGAACTAGATAGAGACGTAATTGTGATAGCAAGCACGGACTTTACACACTACCAGCCAAAAAAACAGGCATACATGCAGGATATGCAGGTAATAGAAGCCATAAAAGCAATGGATGAAAAACGCATGATGAATGTGGTAGCAGAACAAAACGTAACCATGTGTGGATATGGTCCAGTGGCAGCAACACTCGTGGCAGTAAAACAGATGGGAGCAAACTCATCCGAACTAAAAAAATACGCCACAAGCGGAGACACCACAGGAGACAACAGTTCAGTAGTTGCCTACGCATCAATGGTATTCAGATAA
- the mvk gene encoding mevalonate kinase: MLDSRQVTASAPGKTILFGEHAVVYGKPAIAAAVDKRAYVTISKREDHLTHVTVGDLGVSGFLDLKNRTIQLENGSGMQRGILEYILKALIKAKTEDSVEVDVRLDIPIGAGLGSSAAVTVATIMAAASFNQITLTNETMANLAHQVELDVQGAASPIDTSLSTYGGVIYLSKQPQKLVKLEIPHELPIVIGYTSTRGNTGELVKLVRQKKDARPEVINPILDSMEAVANGARQAIIKGDHKTIGLLMNINQGLLDALGVNTEELSKMVFTARNQGAMGSKLTGAGGGGSMIAYCPGREEEVVSSINQFERAFQINVAHEGVRLEKPRN; this comes from the coding sequence ATGTTAGATTCAAGACAGGTTACAGCATCTGCACCAGGAAAAACCATACTGTTCGGCGAACATGCCGTGGTTTATGGCAAACCCGCAATAGCAGCTGCAGTAGATAAGAGAGCATACGTAACCATATCCAAACGTGAAGATCATCTGACCCATGTTACAGTTGGAGATCTTGGAGTGTCAGGATTTTTAGACCTTAAAAATCGCACCATCCAACTTGAAAATGGAAGTGGTATGCAGAGGGGAATTCTTGAATACATCCTTAAAGCACTTATAAAGGCCAAAACAGAGGATTCTGTTGAGGTTGATGTAAGGCTCGACATACCAATTGGAGCCGGACTAGGATCATCAGCAGCAGTTACGGTAGCTACCATAATGGCTGCAGCAAGCTTCAACCAAATTACACTCACAAATGAAACCATGGCAAATCTTGCCCATCAAGTTGAGCTAGATGTACAAGGAGCTGCGAGTCCCATAGACACATCACTCAGTACATACGGCGGAGTAATATACCTGTCAAAACAACCACAAAAACTAGTCAAACTAGAAATTCCTCACGAACTTCCCATAGTGATAGGTTACACATCTACCCGGGGAAACACAGGAGAACTGGTTAAACTGGTCAGACAAAAAAAAGATGCAAGACCCGAAGTGATCAATCCCATACTTGACTCGATGGAAGCAGTTGCAAACGGTGCAAGACAGGCCATAATCAAGGGTGACCATAAAACCATAGGACTACTCATGAACATAAACCAGGGATTACTCGATGCCCTAGGAGTGAACACAGAGGAACTATCAAAAATGGTATTCACCGCCCGAAATCAAGGAGCCATGGGTTCAAAACTTACAGGTGCAGGTGGTGGGGGAAGCATGATAGCTTACTGCCCAGGACGCGAAGAAGAAGTTGTATCAAGTATAAACCAGTTTGAAAGGGCATTCCAAATAAATGTGGCACACGAAGGAGTAAGACTAGAGAAACCAAGGAATTAA
- a CDS encoding 50S ribosomal protein L13, whose protein sequence is MIIDGEGLVLGRLASKVSKLILAGESVDVLNAEKIIISGSKDWAYAKYKQRVDRASISNPRDMGPKYPRRPDDIFRRTVRGMIPYKQPKGRDAFKLLKVYVGVPKEFETQEKTRIVEAEPRNIVKSVKLGTVSELLGSKF, encoded by the coding sequence ATGATCATTGATGGAGAAGGACTCGTACTAGGAAGACTTGCAAGTAAAGTGAGCAAGCTCATACTAGCAGGTGAAAGCGTTGATGTTTTAAACGCTGAAAAAATAATCATATCCGGAAGCAAGGACTGGGCCTACGCAAAATACAAACAAAGAGTAGACAGGGCAAGCATATCCAACCCAAGGGACATGGGACCTAAATATCCAAGAAGGCCAGATGACATATTCAGAAGAACTGTCAGAGGTATGATTCCATACAAACAGCCAAAGGGAAGGGACGCATTCAAATTACTAAAAGTATACGTAGGTGTACCAAAGGAATTTGAAACCCAGGAAAAAACCAGAATAGTTGAAGCAGAACCTAGAAACATCGTTAAAAGTGTTAAGTTAGGAACAGTTTCAGAATTACTCGGATCTAAATTTTAA
- a CDS encoding 30S ribosomal protein S9 yields the protein MKKVIHTSGKRKTAIARGKFRAGKGRVRINKFPVELYDPELAKLKIKEPLTLAGDLLNDVDIDVRVIGGGVMGQAEAARMVIAKGLVQWTSDMELKEKFNQYDRTMLVGDPRRSEPKKYGGPGARARKQKSYR from the coding sequence ATGAAGAAGGTAATACACACAAGTGGAAAAAGGAAAACAGCCATTGCAAGGGGTAAATTCAGGGCTGGAAAAGGCCGTGTAAGGATCAACAAGTTTCCTGTGGAACTCTACGATCCAGAACTTGCAAAGCTCAAAATCAAGGAACCACTAACACTCGCAGGTGACCTTTTAAACGATGTAGACATCGATGTTAGGGTCATAGGCGGAGGAGTTATGGGACAGGCAGAAGCTGCAAGAATGGTAATAGCCAAAGGTCTTGTGCAGTGGACAAGCGATATGGAACTCAAGGAAAAGTTCAACCAGTACGACAGAACCATGCTGGTTGGTGACCCACGTCGTTCCGAACCTAAAAAATACGGCGGTCCAGGTGCAAGAGCAAGAAAACAAAAAAGTTACAGGTAA
- a CDS encoding isopentenyl phosphate kinase: protein MIILKLGGSVITRKNASEPTLDTENLTRICREISESSYENLIVVHGAGSYGHLYAKEYEIGAEINSKKELERKKQGFSKTQNSVKDLNAMVCEHLQKQGIATVSIQPSSFIKTENKRIIKADLDLIKQYLELGFVPVIYGDVVLDANEKIKMAVVSGDQLIKYLAENLKPELVVLGSDVDGVYNQDPKDNPDAELIKVVRSRKDLLSLDSTKTVDVTGGMGGKIDELLEIAKNGIESEIINANTNNNIKRALNGEKEIGTLIR from the coding sequence TTGATAATACTAAAACTCGGTGGAAGCGTTATAACCCGTAAAAATGCATCAGAACCTACCTTGGACACAGAAAATTTAACCAGGATATGTAGAGAAATTTCAGAATCATCATATGAAAACCTCATAGTAGTTCATGGAGCAGGTTCATACGGCCATCTTTATGCCAAAGAATATGAAATTGGGGCCGAGATTAATTCGAAAAAAGAACTTGAAAGAAAGAAACAGGGATTTTCAAAGACACAAAACTCTGTAAAAGATTTAAATGCCATGGTCTGTGAACACCTGCAAAAACAGGGAATAGCCACAGTATCAATCCAGCCATCATCATTCATAAAAACCGAAAACAAACGAATAATAAAGGCTGATCTAGATCTCATAAAACAGTACCTAGAACTAGGATTTGTTCCAGTTATCTATGGTGATGTTGTGCTAGATGCAAATGAAAAGATCAAGATGGCAGTTGTATCCGGTGATCAGCTCATCAAATATCTGGCAGAAAACCTCAAACCAGAACTTGTGGTGTTAGGTTCAGATGTGGATGGAGTTTACAACCAAGATCCCAAGGACAATCCAGATGCCGAGCTAATCAAGGTCGTAAGATCCAGAAAGGATCTTCTGTCCCTGGACTCAACAAAAACAGTTGACGTCACAGGAGGAATGGGTGGCAAAATAGATGAACTCCTTGAAATTGCTAAAAATGGAATAGAATCTGAAATAATCAATGCTAATACTAATAATAACATTAAACGTGCCTTAAATGGTGAAAAAGAAATAGGAACCCTAATTAGATAA
- a CDS encoding DNA-directed RNA polymerase subunit N, with amino-acid sequence MIPVRCISCGKVVSAYFDEYQKRTAEGEDPKKVLDDLGVTKYCCRRMLIAHVEVW; translated from the coding sequence ATGATCCCTGTAAGATGTATAAGCTGTGGTAAGGTGGTATCCGCCTACTTCGACGAATACCAGAAAAGAACTGCAGAAGGTGAAGACCCTAAAAAAGTGCTTGATGACCTTGGTGTCACCAAGTACTGTTGCAGAAGAATGTTAATAGCACATGTAGAGGTGTGGTAA
- a CDS encoding 4Fe-4S binding protein, with amino-acid sequence MVKITINHEKCDGADCAECIDVCPMEILILDGDKVVIQNKEECSLCEVCMDVCPNEAINVEDD; translated from the coding sequence ATGGTTAAAATAACTATAAATCATGAAAAATGTGATGGAGCAGACTGCGCAGAATGCATAGATGTCTGCCCAATGGAAATTCTCATACTCGATGGAGACAAGGTTGTTATCCAGAACAAGGAAGAATGCAGCCTATGTGAAGTCTGCATGGATGTTTGTCCTAATGAGGCAATTAATGTAGAGGATGACTGA
- the fni gene encoding type 2 isopentenyl-diphosphate Delta-isomerase, translated as MISDRKLEHLLLCKNCDVEYRKKTGLGDVELIHKALPEVNMKEIDLSIDLLGKKLDSPFIISAITGGHPSATVINRTLARTAKILNIGMGVGSQRAAIKHPELTSTYTVVREEAPDAFLIGNIGCQQIELAQKSIEMIDADALAVHLNPLQEAIQPEGDVDARGHIESITEMTSTLETPIIAKETGAGIKAEDAITLEKAGVSAIDVAGSGGTSWAAVETYRAQDRTMGDAFWDWGIPTAASTVEVCQSVKIPVISSGGIRSGLDAAKAIALGADAVGIALPLLKDAYSGHEEVVNRINKFNEELRVAMFLVGASNIAELKKSDLIIKGETREWLNERGFQTSIYARRSVE; from the coding sequence ATGATTTCAGACAGAAAATTAGAACATTTACTCCTTTGCAAAAATTGTGACGTAGAGTACAGAAAGAAAACTGGACTGGGTGATGTTGAACTCATCCACAAAGCTCTTCCAGAGGTGAACATGAAAGAGATAGATCTTTCCATAGATCTGCTCGGAAAAAAACTCGATTCACCCTTCATAATATCTGCAATAACAGGAGGACATCCATCTGCCACAGTTATAAACAGAACACTAGCAAGAACTGCCAAAATTCTAAATATTGGAATGGGAGTTGGAAGTCAAAGGGCCGCAATTAAACACCCTGAACTTACATCAACTTACACAGTTGTGAGGGAAGAAGCACCCGATGCATTTTTAATCGGAAACATTGGATGCCAGCAAATAGAACTTGCCCAAAAATCCATAGAAATGATAGATGCAGATGCACTTGCAGTACACTTAAACCCACTTCAAGAGGCTATACAGCCTGAGGGAGATGTGGATGCAAGGGGACATATTGAATCCATAACAGAAATGACAAGCACACTTGAAACACCAATCATAGCCAAGGAGACGGGTGCAGGTATCAAAGCAGAAGATGCCATAACCCTTGAAAAGGCAGGTGTGAGTGCAATAGATGTTGCAGGATCCGGCGGAACAAGCTGGGCTGCAGTTGAAACCTACCGTGCCCAGGACAGAACCATGGGTGATGCTTTCTGGGACTGGGGAATACCCACAGCAGCAAGCACAGTAGAAGTATGTCAATCAGTTAAGATACCAGTAATATCATCCGGAGGAATTAGAAGCGGATTAGACGCTGCTAAAGCCATAGCATTAGGAGCAGATGCAGTTGGAATTGCACTTCCACTCTTAAAAGATGCTTACTCCGGTCACGAAGAAGTAGTAAACAGAATAAATAAATTTAATGAGGAACTCCGCGTTGCAATGTTCCTAGTTGGAGCTTCTAACATAGCCGAACTTAAAAAATCAGACCTTATAATCAAGGGAGAAACAAGGGAATGGCTAAATGAAAGGGGATTCCAAACCAGTATATACGCGAGGAGATCAGTAGAATGA
- a CDS encoding DNA-directed RNA polymerase subunit K has translation MAAKKFTRFEKARIIGARALQLSMGAEPKVDVNDAKSFDPIDIALLELAKNKMPLDVRRLNQK, from the coding sequence ATGGCGGCTAAAAAATTCACAAGATTTGAAAAGGCAAGAATAATAGGTGCAAGGGCTTTACAACTTTCAATGGGAGCAGAACCGAAGGTGGATGTTAATGATGCAAAATCCTTCGATCCAATCGACATCGCACTTCTTGAACTTGCAAAGAACAAGATGCCCCTTGATGTTAGAAGATTAAATCAGAAATAA
- a CDS encoding 50S ribosomal protein L18e — MVKLTKTNPEILKIVASLKEKSKKEDAAIWRVIANKLVRPTRKTAEVNISDINRHTSPDEIVLVPGKVLGNGTLDHKVNVAAMSFSTGAEEKIATAGGECMAILEVAEKNPKGTGIRIME, encoded by the coding sequence TTGGTGAAACTCACAAAGACCAACCCCGAAATCTTAAAAATCGTGGCCAGTCTTAAAGAAAAATCAAAAAAGGAAGATGCTGCAATATGGAGGGTAATAGCCAATAAATTGGTAAGACCAACCAGGAAAACTGCAGAAGTCAACATCTCCGACATAAACAGGCACACATCTCCTGATGAAATAGTTCTTGTTCCAGGTAAGGTACTTGGAAACGGCACACTAGACCACAAGGTCAACGTTGCAGCCATGAGCTTTTCAACAGGCGCCGAAGAAAAAATAGCCACAGCCGGTGGGGAATGTATGGCAATTCTTGAAGTTGCAGAGAAAAACCCCAAGGGAACCGGAATTAGGATAATGGAATAA
- the rpsB gene encoding 30S ribosomal protein S2: MSELLIPLDKYLAAGLHIGTQQKTKDMERYIYRVRADGLYVLDVRKTNDRIVAAGKFLSKYDPEDILVVSTRQYGQAPVKKFGQITGAKTIPGRFIPGTLTNPNYAKFIEPKVLVVTDPRSDSQAIIEARQIGIPVVALCDTENLLGNVDIVVPVNNKGRKAIALVYWLLARQNLRGRGILKEDEDLETPATDFELKM, translated from the coding sequence TTGTCAGAACTATTAATACCATTGGACAAATACTTAGCAGCAGGATTACACATAGGAACACAGCAAAAAACCAAGGATATGGAGAGGTACATCTACAGGGTCAGAGCTGACGGACTTTACGTTCTCGATGTCAGGAAAACCAACGACAGGATCGTAGCAGCAGGAAAATTCTTGTCAAAATACGACCCAGAAGACATACTCGTTGTATCCACCAGACAGTACGGACAGGCTCCAGTAAAAAAATTCGGACAGATCACTGGTGCTAAAACCATACCTGGAAGATTCATACCTGGAACACTAACCAACCCTAACTATGCAAAGTTCATAGAACCTAAGGTACTGGTTGTAACCGACCCAAGATCAGATTCACAGGCCATCATCGAAGCCAGACAAATAGGAATACCTGTAGTTGCACTTTGTGATACAGAAAACCTACTTGGAAATGTGGACATAGTTGTACCAGTTAACAACAAGGGAAGAAAAGCTATAGCACTGGTTTACTGGCTACTAGCAAGACAGAACCTAAGGGGCAGAGGAATTCTCAAAGAAGATGAAGACCTTGAAACTCCTGCAACAGACTTCGAACTCAAGATGTAA